The Streptomonospora litoralis genome window below encodes:
- the argC gene encoding N-acetyl-gamma-glutamyl-phosphate reductase has translation MGYTAAVAGASGYAGGELLRLLLDHPDMEIGTLTAGGSAGSRLGEHQPHLVPLADRVLAETTADTLAGHDLVFLALPHGQSGAIAEQLGPDTLVVDCGADFRLADADAWERYYGTPHAGTWPYGLPELPGARESLAGTRRVAVPGCHVTTATLALFPAMAAELVEPEAVVVAVTGTSGAGKAPKPHLVGSEVMGSASPYGVGGAHRHNPEIVQNLSGVAGAPVKLSFTPVLAPMPRGILATCSAPLRPGTAVEEITAAYRTRYAPEPFVHLLPEGTWPSTAMTLAANTALVQVTVDPDAGRMVAVAALDNLTKGTAGGALQSANLALGLPEDRGLPVTGVAP, from the coding sequence ATGGGGTACACGGCGGCCGTCGCCGGAGCCAGCGGCTATGCGGGCGGCGAGCTGCTGCGCCTGCTGCTCGACCACCCTGACATGGAGATCGGCACGCTGACCGCGGGAGGCAGTGCGGGCAGCCGGCTCGGCGAGCACCAGCCGCACCTGGTTCCGCTCGCCGACCGCGTGCTGGCCGAGACCACCGCCGACACCCTCGCGGGCCACGACCTTGTGTTCCTCGCGCTGCCGCACGGCCAGTCCGGCGCCATCGCCGAGCAGTTGGGCCCCGACACCCTCGTCGTCGACTGCGGCGCAGACTTCCGGCTCGCCGACGCCGACGCCTGGGAGCGCTACTACGGCACCCCGCACGCCGGCACCTGGCCCTACGGACTGCCCGAGCTCCCCGGCGCCCGCGAGTCCCTGGCCGGCACCCGCCGCGTCGCCGTGCCCGGCTGCCACGTCACCACCGCAACCCTGGCGCTGTTCCCCGCCATGGCCGCGGAGCTCGTCGAGCCCGAGGCTGTCGTCGTCGCCGTGACCGGCACCTCCGGAGCGGGCAAGGCACCCAAGCCGCACCTGGTCGGCAGCGAGGTCATGGGCTCGGCCAGTCCCTACGGGGTCGGCGGCGCACACCGCCACAATCCCGAGATCGTGCAGAACCTGTCCGGTGTGGCCGGCGCACCGGTGAAGCTCTCCTTCACACCCGTCCTCGCCCCGATGCCGCGCGGCATCCTGGCCACCTGCTCGGCGCCGCTGCGCCCCGGCACCGCCGTCGAGGAGATCACCGCCGCCTACCGCACGCGCTACGCGCCCGAACCCTTCGTGCACCTCCTGCCCGAGGGCACCTGGCCCAGTACGGCCATGACGCTGGCCGCCAACACCGCGCTCGTCCAGGTCACCGTCGACCCCGACGCGGGCCGCATGGTCGCCGTGGCCGCGCTGGACAACCTCACCAAGGGCACCGCCGGCGGCGCCCTGCAAAGCGCCAACCTCGCATTGGGGCTGCCCGAGGACCGGGGACTGCCCGTCACCGGCGTCGCGCCCTAG